In Zingiber officinale cultivar Zhangliang chromosome 3B, Zo_v1.1, whole genome shotgun sequence, a single window of DNA contains:
- the LOC122054708 gene encoding 2-hydroxyisoflavanone dehydratase-like: MRVGSQGLISSYSLKLAGTILLDPYFWGKNMTASEKAADPVLRKKLDQLWGMICPESTAGNDDPRINPLAAGAPSLADLGCTRMLLCTSEKDVMRDRALMYYEALTKGSGWRGTAELYEAAGEDHEYYLNHPDSNSTAMLRARIAAFLT, translated from the coding sequence ATGCGAGTTGGGTCTCAAGGGCTGATCTCCAGTTATAGCTTGAAGCTAGCGGGGACGATACTACTAGATCCTTACTTCTGGGGGAAAAATATGACAGCCTCAGAGAAAGCAGCCGATCCAGTATTAAGGAAGAAGTTGGACCAACTGTGGGGAATGATTTGCCCAGAGTCGACGGCCGGGAATGACGACCCGCGCATTAATCCCTTGGCTGCGGGAGCGCCGAGTTTGGCAGATCTGGGGTGCACGCGAATGCTGCTGTGCACGTCGGAGAAGGACGTGATGAGGGATCGAGCGCTGATGTACTATGAGGCGTTGACGAAGGGTAGTGGGTGGCGCGGGACGGCTGAGTTGTATGAGGCGGCAGGGGAGGATCATGAATACTATCTGAATCATCCAGACAGCAACAGCACTGCTATGCTCCGTGCCAGAATCGCAGCCTTCTTGACTTGA